The Spirosoma radiotolerans genome has a window encoding:
- a CDS encoding amidohydrolase family protein yields the protein MTNSFTTYSCGWLIAVGALLIVSGWPLWAQSAAKRLPIIDMHLHAIPFTDQGPPPVTIGAPYRDWSAQDPKQGGGMGYMNQLLKSTTMCATCLTSAPSDDALRNQTLDLLKKYNIVGVASGPMAYVRRWQQQAPDRIIPGILFTIGDPTLTLDSMRHYFQTGAVKVFGELCLQYQGIALSDSIVEPYLKLAEEFDIPVSVHIGTGPPGVAYFGAPAYRARLHSAFTAEEAMLRHPKLRVAIAHAGWPLGDDLLATLYSHPQAYVDVGVICYILPRVEFHAYLKRIIDAGFGKRVMFGSDQMVWPQAIEVGIKAIESAPFLSPAQKRDIFYNNAARFLRLDDGSKQKTK from the coding sequence CTAAACGCTTACCTATCATCGATATGCATCTGCATGCTATTCCCTTCACCGATCAGGGACCACCACCCGTTACTATTGGCGCTCCTTATCGCGATTGGTCGGCCCAAGACCCTAAACAGGGCGGGGGCATGGGCTACATGAACCAGTTGCTTAAATCCACCACCATGTGTGCTACCTGCTTAACGTCAGCTCCTTCCGACGACGCCTTACGCAACCAAACCCTTGACCTCCTCAAAAAGTATAACATCGTTGGGGTGGCCAGCGGGCCAATGGCTTATGTACGACGTTGGCAACAACAAGCCCCCGACCGGATCATACCGGGTATCTTGTTTACCATCGGTGATCCAACCCTCACCCTGGATTCCATGCGGCATTATTTTCAGACCGGAGCGGTCAAAGTGTTTGGTGAGCTGTGTTTGCAATATCAGGGTATTGCCCTGTCGGATTCGATTGTCGAGCCTTATCTGAAACTGGCGGAGGAATTTGATATACCCGTTAGTGTCCACATCGGCACAGGACCGCCAGGAGTGGCCTATTTTGGTGCCCCCGCTTATCGTGCCCGTTTACATAGCGCTTTTACGGCGGAAGAAGCCATGCTTCGCCACCCTAAGCTACGGGTAGCCATCGCTCATGCTGGCTGGCCGCTGGGGGATGATCTGTTGGCCACACTCTATAGCCATCCTCAGGCGTATGTGGATGTGGGGGTGATCTGTTATATTCTACCCCGAGTAGAATTTCATGCCTATCTGAAACGGATCATCGATGCTGGTTTTGGCAAACGGGTGATGTTTGGCTCCGATCAAATGGTTTGGCCCCAGGCCATTGAAGTGGGCATTAAGGCCATTGAGTCGGCTCCATTTTTAAGCCCGGCCCAAAAACGGGACATATTTTACAACAATGCAGCTCGGTTTTTGCGTCTGGATGATGGATCAAAGCAAAAGACCAAATGA